In Lactobacillus xylocopicola, the genomic stretch TCTGAGTCGACGCCGATTGCCCACACCTTTTTATCAGCAGGACGATCTTGGTTAATGGCTTTGGCCTCTTGGAACAGTCCATTACCAGCCAACCCTGAAGCATGGAAGATAATGTCAGCCTTTTTAGCATACATTGAACGAGCAATGGCCTTTTCTTTGTCGGCGCTCTTGAAATCACCCACGTACTGGTTCAGCAGTGTGATTTTCTTGCCCAATTTTTTGGCTTGATCGTGGACGCCCCGCGTAAACCCAGCATCAAAGAGGTCAATAATGTCGCCGTGAGCACCACCAATGAAGCCAATCGTATTTGTTTTGGTTTCTGTTGCTGCGACTACACCAGCCAGATATGAGGCTTGCTCACTTCTAAAGTTAGCAGAAGCAACGTTTTTCTGACCCTTAATTACTTCATCGACAATAACAAAGTTCTTTTTAGGATACTTCTTAGCAGCTGCACTAACCGCATCCTTTAAGCTATAACCGATACCAAAGATTGTTTGATAACCAGCCTTGCTAGCCTGGTCAAAGTTGGGCTCAAAGTCAGCGGCCCCACTAGACTGAAAGTATTGGTAACCATTGCGGCCCCGCTTTAAATCGTGTTCCTTACCATAATCCTTAAAGCCTTGCCAAGCAGACTGGTTGAAGGAGTTGTCATTGACCCCGGCAGTGTCAGTAATCAAGGCTATCGAATGCTTGGCACTATCACTCGAATTACCACTGCCACCCTGTTTTCTGCCAGCACACGCAGTTAGTGCCACTCCCGCAGCAACGGTTACCGCAGCGAGTGAAAAAATCTTCTTAACTTTAGTTTTCATGTTTGCCCTCCTGGTTTTAATTCCAGTTACTAAAATATCAACATTTAGTGGTTATGTCAAAAATCTAACACAAGATAAAGTGTTGATGTGACAATATTCTTAATTGGTATAGACCACGAAGTAAGCTAGATCTAGCAAATTTTTGTATACAGCAACGAAAAATTTTAAAATTTTTATTTTTTCGGCCAGTGCTCGGGCAAATTTCATTAGTCACTTTGCTATTAAAATGGCCATTATTAGACTAAAATTACTAGTGAAATTATTTGCGTAAAAGATTTTTAGGGGGAGCCAGGCCATGCTGCACCAAAGAAGCTACCAATCGAACTTGGGTAAAATAACCTTACTGAGCAATGATTATTACTTGCTTGGGCTATGGTTTGCAGAACAAAAATACTACGGCGCTCATTACAACTTGGAGCAAGCTGATAACGTTGTTTCCCAACCACTAAGTCTTGCGGTCAACTGGCTTAATGACTATTTTGCCGGGCGAAATCCGGATCCGGCCGCTATCCCTATCAAGCTTGACGTTACGCCTTTTCGCCAAAAAGTACTCGGTGAATTACAAAAAGTTCCTTATGGTCAAACAGTGACCTATAAAGAACTTTCTCATTGCTTGCAAGCAGGACAGACGAACAAGGTCAATCAGGCCCAGGCAATTGGTGGTGCAGTTGGCCACAATCCCCTAACCTTGATTATTCCCTGCCACCGCGTTATCGGTAGTGACGGTTCACTGACGGGCTATGCTGGTGGAATTGAGCGCAAAAGGGCCCTCTTACGCCTGGAACGACAAACTAGCTAGACTTCCCACTCGTGCTTGAATTCAGCAACAAAGGCCCGCATGAACTCGGTCCGCTCATGTGCTAACTTGGTACCGCCAACCGTATTCATCAAGTCTTCTAACTGGAATAACTTTTCATCAAAATGGTTAATCGTTGTTTCCGTATGCTTACGGTACTGACTGTGACTGACCAGCTTTTGTGGTTTAATCTGGGGATCATAAATCACATTGCCATGTGCCCCGCCAAAGGTAAACGCACGAGCAATTCCAATTGCTCCTAAACTTTCAATCCGGTCTGCATCCTGGACATATTGACCGGACAGGGGTAGCTGATAGCGGTGCTCAATGTTCTTAGCAAACGACATGTGCTGCATTGTGAACAAGATGTCCTTGGCTTCTAACTCACTAAAGCCAACTTGCGCCAGCAAACCCGTAAGCTGCTTCAAAACCGCCTCAGGGTCCGCACAGACCTTTTCGTCAATTGTGTCGTGCAAGTAGCCGGCTGCCTGAATAATTGCTACCATCCGGCTGTTAGAGCGTGCATCCGCATTGTCTTGTAAGTAGAGTTTACTAGCCAAGTGGGCCACACGTTGCCCATGATAAAAATCATGACCGGTTTTTTCATTTTTTAATTGTGCTTTGACAAAATCTGTTATTTTAACTAAATCCACCTTAATCAACCCTTCTTATACTCAAACTGCTAACGAATAACCACGGCCCGTGAATGCTGCTTGCGATACAACTGCATGAACTTACTAGTCGACACCCAAAAGACTTTGTTGGGTGAACTCTTTTTCATATAGGGATCGGCCACTAAAAAGCGGCCGGGCTGGTATCCTACCAAGGTCAATACATGATACGAACCGCGCTGTTGCATATGTAATGTACCAGCAAAGATAACTGGATTGCCGCGCTTTATTTCTGTAATCAAAGTTTGCTTGCCTGCCCCCGAAAGGTTAGCTGCAAGCTTAGTATAAGTCTTAGCATAGTTGGTCAGTGGTCCAGGATAAATTGTGCGAATTTCACCCGGTTGGCTTTTAGTGTATGGATCACCATTAAAGCCCGCAGTCGGCCTTGCCGCTCGAGGCATCTTAGCAATAATCGACCTTAAATCCGTCTTACTGGCAAGGCCCTTAACTGACAACGCCATTTTCAAACTAGCCGCTTCACACCCATTGGGTGCATAAACGGGATACAACTGGCTGGTATAGGTGTACGGCAACTTATAAACGGCCGGTAAAGTCAAAGCGCCAGCATTTACCCACCCATACGTACGACCACGCCGACTAATTTGAAAGTAGGTGCCGGTCTTAGTGGTAGCCACCTTATCTAGTTGCATTAACTTACCCGCTAGCGACTTAGTCGTCCCCATCGTTGGGCTACCTTGGGTATATGGCTCAGCCCACAACTTCCAGTTGCTACTTCGGACTATACGGCTACTGTAATTTCGGGCTGACTTGATGGTAGCGCGATTGGCTGGAGCTATTCCAATCACTAAGCCAATTCCTAATACCAACAAACTTAGCTTAACCAGTTTTGAAGTTTTCATTTCCGCGCTCCTTTACTTAACTACTACGTGGTAGCTCCACGCAAATTTGCTAACCAGCAGCCAATACTTACCTTGATTAGGATCAACCACATAATCGGTCTTGTTTTTTGAGTTAAGCCGCTTCCCAGATTTGAACTGGGGGCCTCCTCCTTACCACGGCGGTGCTCTACCTGCTGAGCTAAAGCGGCACTTCAATTCTACCAAAAAAGTACCCACGTCGCGACAATGGATACTTTTTTGGGTCTAATTAGTTAATTATTCTACATTCGTGGTGTATCGAACCGCCGTACCATAGGCAACAACAGATTGCATATCGCCGGCAATGGAGCCTGAGTCAAAACGCATCATCACCACTGCATCAGCCCCCTGTTCACGAGCTGCTGCACGCAATCGGTCTAAGGCCTGTTGACGTGACTCTTCCAGCATTTTGGTATAACTGCGAATTTCGCCACCAACCATCGATTTTAATCCCGCACCCAAATCTTTAAACATATTCTTTGACTGGGTCGTCAAACCAAAAACTTCACCAATCACTTCATACTCGATACCGGGAACTTTCTCCGTAGTGGTAACCAAAAGTTGACTGTCGCTCATAGA encodes the following:
- a CDS encoding heavy metal-binding domain-containing protein; the protein is MSDSQLLVTTTEKVPGIEYEVIGEVFGLTTQSKNMFKDLGAGLKSMVGGEIRSYTKMLEESRQQALDRLRAAAREQGADAVVMMRFDSGSIAGDMQSVVAYGTAVRYTTNVE
- a CDS encoding BMP family lipoprotein; protein product: MKTKVKKIFSLAAVTVAAGVALTACAGRKQGGSGNSSDSAKHSIALITDTAGVNDNSFNQSAWQGFKDYGKEHDLKRGRNGYQYFQSSGAADFEPNFDQASKAGYQTIFGIGYSLKDAVSAAAKKYPKKNFVIVDEVIKGQKNVASANFRSEQASYLAGVVAATETKTNTIGFIGGAHGDIIDLFDAGFTRGVHDQAKKLGKKITLLNQYVGDFKSADKEKAIARSMYAKKADIIFHASGLAGNGLFQEAKAINQDRPADKKVWAIGVDSDQSYLGNYKTKDGKKDNFVMTSVITGVDIATKDISDRAYQGKFPGGQNLVYGLKTDGVSIKRGKVSAKAWKYSRDARQDIINGKIKVPLHPAK
- a CDS encoding HD domain-containing protein, which gives rise to MDLVKITDFVKAQLKNEKTGHDFYHGQRVAHLASKLYLQDNADARSNSRMVAIIQAAGYLHDTIDEKVCADPEAVLKQLTGLLAQVGFSELEAKDILFTMQHMSFAKNIEHRYQLPLSGQYVQDADRIESLGAIGIARAFTFGGAHGNVIYDPQIKPQKLVSHSQYRKHTETTINHFDEKLFQLEDLMNTVGGTKLAHERTEFMRAFVAEFKHEWEV
- a CDS encoding methylated-DNA--[protein]-cysteine S-methyltransferase gives rise to the protein MLHQRSYQSNLGKITLLSNDYYLLGLWFAEQKYYGAHYNLEQADNVVSQPLSLAVNWLNDYFAGRNPDPAAIPIKLDVTPFRQKVLGELQKVPYGQTVTYKELSHCLQAGQTNKVNQAQAIGGAVGHNPLTLIIPCHRVIGSDGSLTGYAGGIERKRALLRLERQTS
- a CDS encoding C39 family peptidase, giving the protein MKTSKLVKLSLLVLGIGLVIGIAPANRATIKSARNYSSRIVRSSNWKLWAEPYTQGSPTMGTTKSLAGKLMQLDKVATTKTGTYFQISRRGRTYGWVNAGALTLPAVYKLPYTYTSQLYPVYAPNGCEAASLKMALSVKGLASKTDLRSIIAKMPRAARPTAGFNGDPYTKSQPGEIRTIYPGPLTNYAKTYTKLAANLSGAGKQTLITEIKRGNPVIFAGTLHMQQRGSYHVLTLVGYQPGRFLVADPYMKKSSPNKVFWVSTSKFMQLYRKQHSRAVVIR